CGGCCCGCAGGACCTCAAGGGCAAGAAGGTGGCCACCCCGCAGCTCGGCAACACCCAGGACGTGGCGGTCCGCTACTGGCTCAAGCAGCAGGGGCTGACCACCACCAAGGAGGGCGGCGGCGACGTCAAGATCGTGCCGCAGGAGAACGCCCAGACGGTGGAGACGTTCAACAGCGGCGCGATCGACGCCGCGTGGGTGCCCGAGCCGTTCGTCTCGCGGCTGGTCAACGCCGGCGGCAAGGTGCTCGTCGACGAGCGCGACCTGTGGCCGGACAAGAAGTTCGTCATCACCAACCTGCTGGTCAGCACGAAGTTCCTCAAGGCACACCCGGACGTGGTGCAGAAGCTTGTCGACGGCCAGGTCGCCGCGAACGAGTTCGTCAACACCAAGCCGGACGAGGCCCAGCAGGCCATCTCCGACGCCATCGGCAAGATCACCGGTAAGCCGCTGGACCTCAAGCTCATCAAGCAGGCGTGGCCGACGTTGGAGTTCACCAACGACCCGATCCCCACCTCGCTCAAGGCCGGGCTCGACCACGCCGTCGAGGTCAAGCTGACCGAACCTGTGGACCTCAAGGGCCTCTACGACCTGACGTACCTCAACAAGGCGCTCAAGGCGCAGGGCAAGCCCGAGGTCGTCCAGCCATGACGTCGACCACGACGGCGCCGGAGAGCGCGACCACCGCGGTCGCGCTCTCCGGCGTGACCAAGGTGTACGGACGAGGGTCGAACGCCGTACTGGCCCTGGACGGGGTCTCCCTGGACGTGGCGCCCGGCGAGTTCGTCTGCCTCGTCGGCGCGTCCGGCTGCGGCAAGAGCACCCTGCTCAACCTGGTCGCCGGCCTGGACCGGCCCAGCGGCGGGCAGATCGGCATCGCCGGCGGCGCCAATCCGGGGCTCATGTTCCAGGAGCCGGCGCTCTTCCCCTGGCTGACTGTGGACGCGAACGTCGAGGTGCCGCTGAAGCTGCGCGGGCTGCCCCGCGCCGAGCGCCGCGAACGGGTGGCCGAGCTGCTGCGCACGGTGCACCTGGCCGAGTTCGGCCGCAAGCGGCCACACGAGCTGTCCGGCGGCATGCGGCAGCGGGTCGCGCTGGCCCGCACCCTGGCCCTGGACACGCCGGTGCTGCTGATGGACGAGCCGTTCGGCGCGCTGGACGCCATGACCCGGGACATCCTGCACGACGAACTGGAACGGATCTGGTCCGAGCGCCAGCTCTCGGTGCTCTTCGTGACGCACAACGTCCGCGAGGCCGCACGCCTGGCCGACCGGATCATCCTGCTCTCCAGCCGCCCCGGCCGGATCATCTACTCCACCGAGGTGGACATCCCCCGGCCACGACGGATCGACTCGCCAGAGGTCGCCGCGATCGCCGCCGAGGTCACCGAACGGCTCCGTACGGAGGTGGGCCGCCATGGCCAGTGACACCCTCACCAGCACGGCGCGCAGCGACGCGGAGATCTCCGGCCTGGACGCGCTGGAGAT
The DNA window shown above is from Micromonospora lupini and carries:
- a CDS encoding ABC transporter substrate-binding protein gives rise to the protein MRRHPLRRLVTLATLAALSATTLGTTAACGDDSEGAESGSGPVTLRLGYFPNITHAPAVVGVEKGIFAEKLGADVKLEPKTFNAGPAAIEAVFSGALDATYIGPNPTVNAFSKSKGEAVRVVSGAASGGVALVVKPGITGPQDLKGKKVATPQLGNTQDVAVRYWLKQQGLTTTKEGGGDVKIVPQENAQTVETFNSGAIDAAWVPEPFVSRLVNAGGKVLVDERDLWPDKKFVITNLLVSTKFLKAHPDVVQKLVDGQVAANEFVNTKPDEAQQAISDAIGKITGKPLDLKLIKQAWPTLEFTNDPIPTSLKAGLDHAVEVKLTEPVDLKGLYDLTYLNKALKAQGKPEVVQP
- a CDS encoding ABC transporter ATP-binding protein — translated: MTSTTTAPESATTAVALSGVTKVYGRGSNAVLALDGVSLDVAPGEFVCLVGASGCGKSTLLNLVAGLDRPSGGQIGIAGGANPGLMFQEPALFPWLTVDANVEVPLKLRGLPRAERRERVAELLRTVHLAEFGRKRPHELSGGMRQRVALARTLALDTPVLLMDEPFGALDAMTRDILHDELERIWSERQLSVLFVTHNVREAARLADRIILLSSRPGRIIYSTEVDIPRPRRIDSPEVAAIAAEVTERLRTEVGRHGQ